One part of the Homo sapiens chromosome 19, GRCh38.p14 Primary Assembly genome encodes these proteins:
- the ZNF559 gene encoding zinc finger protein 559 isoform c (isoform c is encoded by transcript variant 3) has product MLENYKNLVAVDWESHINTKWSAPQQNFLQGKTSSVVEMERNHFGEELFDFNQCEKALSEHSCLKTHRRTYFRKKTCECNQCEKAFRKPSIFTLHKKTDIGEELPNCNQCETAFSQHLHLVCKKTSQNLHLVCKKTHTQEKPYKCSDCEKGLPSSSHLRECVRIYGGERPYTHKEYVETFSHSTALFVHMQTQDGEKFYECKACGKPFTESSYLTQHLRTHSRVLPIEHKKFGKAFAFSPDLAKHIRLRTRGKHYVCNECGKEFTCFSKLNIHIRVHTGEKPYECNKCGKAFTDSSGLIKHRRTHTGEKPYECKECGKAFANSSHLTVHMRTHTGEKPYQCKECGKAFINSSSFKSHMQTHPGVKPYDCQQCGKAFIRSSFLIRHLRSHSAERPFECEECGKAFRYSSHLSQHKRIHTGERPYKCQKCGQAFSISSGLTVHMRTHTGERPFECQECGKAFTRSTYLIRHLRSHSVEKPYKECGQTFSNSSCLTECV; this is encoded by the coding sequence GAGAGAAACCATTTTGGAGAGGAACTGTTTGACTTTAACCAATGTGAAAAAGCCTTGAGTGAACACTCATGCCTTAAGACTCACAGGAGAACTTACTTTAGAAAGAAAACCTGTGAGTGTAATCAATGTGAAAAAGCCTTCAGAAAACCCTCTATCTTTACTTTACACAAGAAAACTGATATCGGAGAGGAACTTCCTAACTGTAATCAATGTGAAACAGCCTTCAGCCAACATCTACATCTTGTTTGCAAGAAAACTAGCCAAAATCTACATCTTGTTTGCAAGAAAACTCACACTCAAGAGAAACCATATAAATGCAGTGACTGTGAAAAAGGCTTACCTTCCTCCTCACACCTCAGAGAATGTGTAAGAATTTATGGTGGAGAGAGACCATATACTCATAAGGAGTATGTCGAAACCTTTTCTCATTCTACAGCCCTTTTTGTACACATGCAAACTCAAGATGGAGAAAAATTCTATGAATGTAAAGCATGTGGGAAACCCTTCACTGAGTCGTCATATCTTACTCAACATTTAAGAACTCATAGTAGAGTGTTACCTATAGAACATAAGAAATTTGGCAAAGCCTTTGCTTTTTCCCCAGATCTTGCTAAACATATAAGACTTAGAACTAGAGGAAAACACTATGTTTGTAATGAATGTGGCAAAGAATTTACTTGTTTCTCAAAACTCAACATTCACATAAGggttcacactggagaaaaaccgTATGAGTGCAacaaatgtgggaaagccttcactGATTCATCAGGTCTTATAAAACACAGGCgaactcacactggagaaaagccttatgaatgtaaggaatgtgggaaagcttttGCTAACTCTTCACATCTTACTGTACATATGAGAACTCACACTGGTGAGAAGCCTTAtcaatgtaaggaatgtggaaaagcctttatTAATTCCTCTTCCTTTAAAAGTCACATGCAGACTCATCCTGGTGTAAAACCCTATGACTGTCAacagtgtgggaaagccttcattCGATCCTCATTTCTTATTCGACATTTGAGAAGTCACAGTGCAGAAAGGCCTTTTGAATGtgaggaatgtgggaaagcctttagaTACTCCTCGCACCTTAGTCAACATAAAAGAATACATACAGGGGAGAGGCCATATAAATGTCAAAAGTGTGGGCAAGCCTTCAGTATCTCATCAGGCCTTACAGTACACATGAGAACTCACACTGGTGAACGGCCCTTTGAATGtcaggaatgtgggaaagcctttactCGGTCCACATATCTTATTCGACATCTAAGAAGTCATAGTGTGGAGAAACCATATAAGGAATGTGGGCAAACCTTTAGTAATTCCTCATGCCTTACTGAATGTGTGTGA